A genomic segment from Deltaproteobacteria bacterium encodes:
- a CDS encoding carboxymuconolactone decarboxylase family protein, producing MRVAERLLREYPFYLQPFFWMQRKKFGQLLNPAMLWARVPGLFLGVAFFNSVFSRKNSLLEAPLRSLVMVRVSQINHCKFCVDLNSYLLLKKAGSTNKLDELFNWKESEAFDERERVALEYAEAMTYSDRKVSDELFSRLREGFDDDAIVELTGLIAFQNLSSKFNSALDVPSQGFCKR from the coding sequence ATGAGGGTAGCAGAGAGGCTGCTTCGAGAATATCCGTTTTATCTGCAACCGTTCTTTTGGATGCAGCGGAAAAAATTCGGGCAGCTTCTTAATCCCGCAATGTTGTGGGCGAGAGTTCCTGGATTGTTTTTAGGAGTAGCTTTTTTTAATTCTGTTTTTTCTAGAAAAAATTCACTTCTCGAGGCTCCCTTGCGTTCGCTCGTAATGGTGCGCGTTTCGCAGATAAATCATTGCAAGTTTTGCGTGGATCTTAACTCCTATCTGCTGCTGAAAAAGGCAGGAAGCACGAATAAGCTCGATGAGCTTTTTAATTGGAAGGAGAGCGAAGCATTTGATGAAAGAGAGCGAGTGGCTCTGGAATATGCCGAGGCAATGACTTATAGCGATAGAAAAGTGAGCGATGAGCTTTTTTCGCGATTAAGGGAGGGCTTTGACGATGATGCGATTGTGGAGCTTACTGGATTAATTGCCTTTCAGAATCTTTCTAGCAAATTTAACAGCGCCTTAGATGTCCCGTCGCAGGGTTTTTGTAAGAGATAG